A stretch of Paludisphaera borealis DNA encodes these proteins:
- a CDS encoding NUDIX domain-containing protein: MSSTSSERVLVVPASELDRLGRFQGFHADAERYLSVLLTPELMSYRPRSEVEDDPSWKQIIPYVVLRAGDAVFSYTRGKSQGEARLHRLRSLGVGGHVDEADAEGRCGREAYDTAMRRELDEEVDIRSRGTMKLAGLINDDSTPVGSVHLGVVHIYDLENPLVAPREAGLADSRFVPVADLASAREEFETWSRFCIDDLLGSR; encoded by the coding sequence GTGAGTTCGACTTCAAGTGAGCGCGTGCTGGTGGTTCCCGCTTCTGAGCTGGACCGGCTGGGAAGGTTTCAGGGGTTTCACGCCGACGCCGAGCGGTATCTGTCGGTCTTGCTGACGCCCGAGCTGATGTCGTATCGGCCACGGTCGGAGGTCGAGGACGATCCGAGCTGGAAGCAGATCATCCCGTACGTCGTCCTCCGCGCCGGCGACGCGGTGTTCAGTTACACGAGGGGCAAGTCGCAGGGCGAGGCGCGGCTGCACCGGCTGCGGTCGCTGGGGGTCGGCGGGCACGTCGACGAGGCCGACGCGGAGGGCCGCTGCGGGCGCGAAGCCTACGACACGGCCATGCGCCGCGAGCTGGATGAGGAAGTCGACATCCGCAGCCGGGGGACGATGAAGCTCGCCGGCCTCATCAACGACGACTCGACGCCCGTCGGCTCGGTCCACCTGGGAGTCGTCCACATCTACGATCTGGAGAATCCGCTCGTCGCCCCACGCGAGGCCGGGCTGGCCGATTCCCGGTTCGTCCCGGTCGCCGATCTGGCGTCGGCCCGCGAGGAGTTCGAGACCTGGTCGCGGTTCTGCATCGACGATCTACTGGGGAGTCGGTGA
- a CDS encoding alkaline phosphatase family protein: MTYHGRTAGPNLLKNHNLRKVVVIGLDGLEPSIVEAMLAAGELPNLARLGSASGEGVARIATTSPAQTPVAWSTFATGVNPGGHGVFDFLRRDPARYTLDSGLNHYEQKNALLPPKAVNQRRGTTVWDLLSAAGIPSTILRCPCTYPPDRLRGTLLAGMGVPDLRGGFGTSTYYTTDPAAAPRESENVVAIVDDGRGPVATHLIGPRNPRSRADCHLEIQLVRGPEPDGLTIRSNGEPREIQVREGQWSGWLKVKFKVGPLQSVHGIVRFHLIQFQPTIILYASPVNFDPAAPLFPISSPPEYARQLAGEIGKFYTTGMVEDHNGLINERISEEAFLAQCEDAWRERRAMMEHELARFDSGLFYCLFDTPDRVQHMLWRFREPEHPANRGRPPVPGLERGIQDHYRRGDEVVGQVLDHCDDRTLLIVLSDHGFSSFQRQFHLNSWLLEQGLLALQPGLAPGHEAGDFLRGIDWSRTQAYAMGLSGLYLNLQGREGKGIVRPDDADALKRTIAEKLTGVRDDDRGRVAVRSALPREQVYSGPFVAEAPDVIVNYAAGHRVSWSSSMGGVAAGSLHEDNTKKWSGDHCIDPALAPGVLFMNRPFRRDSARLADLAPTILDALGVARGPLMEGSSLGT, encoded by the coding sequence ATGACTTACCACGGACGCACGGCCGGGCCGAATCTGTTGAAAAACCATAATCTCCGTAAGGTCGTCGTCATCGGTCTCGACGGCCTCGAACCGAGCATCGTCGAGGCGATGCTGGCGGCGGGCGAACTGCCCAACCTGGCGAGGCTCGGCAGCGCCTCCGGCGAGGGCGTCGCGCGGATCGCCACCACGAGCCCCGCGCAGACCCCCGTGGCCTGGTCGACGTTCGCCACCGGCGTCAATCCCGGCGGCCACGGCGTCTTCGACTTCCTCCGCCGCGACCCGGCCCGCTACACCCTCGACAGCGGCCTGAACCATTACGAGCAGAAGAACGCCCTGCTCCCCCCCAAGGCCGTCAACCAGCGCCGGGGGACGACCGTCTGGGATTTGCTCTCGGCGGCCGGAATCCCCTCGACGATCCTCCGATGTCCCTGCACGTACCCGCCCGACCGGCTTCGCGGAACCCTGCTCGCCGGCATGGGCGTCCCCGACCTCCGCGGCGGCTTCGGCACCTCGACCTATTACACGACCGACCCCGCCGCCGCCCCCCGCGAGAGCGAGAACGTCGTCGCGATCGTCGACGACGGCCGAGGCCCGGTCGCCACCCACTTGATCGGCCCGCGCAATCCCCGCTCCCGCGCCGACTGCCATCTCGAAATCCAGCTCGTCCGTGGTCCCGAACCGGACGGCCTGACGATCCGGTCGAACGGCGAACCGCGCGAAATCCAGGTCCGCGAAGGCCAGTGGAGCGGCTGGCTCAAGGTCAAGTTCAAGGTCGGTCCGCTCCAGTCGGTCCATGGGATCGTCCGGTTCCATTTGATCCAGTTTCAGCCCACGATCATCCTCTACGCCTCGCCGGTCAACTTCGACCCCGCCGCCCCGCTGTTCCCGATCAGCTCGCCCCCCGAGTACGCCCGCCAGCTCGCCGGCGAAATCGGCAAGTTCTACACGACCGGGATGGTCGAGGATCACAACGGCCTGATCAACGAGCGGATCTCGGAAGAGGCGTTCCTGGCCCAGTGCGAGGACGCCTGGCGCGAGCGCCGGGCGATGATGGAACACGAGCTGGCGCGGTTCGACTCGGGCCTCTTCTACTGCCTGTTCGACACGCCCGATCGGGTTCAACACATGCTCTGGCGTTTCCGCGAGCCCGAGCACCCGGCCAATCGCGGCCGGCCGCCGGTTCCGGGCCTCGAACGCGGGATCCAAGACCATTACCGACGCGGCGACGAGGTCGTCGGCCAGGTGCTCGACCATTGCGACGACCGCACGCTGCTGATCGTCCTCAGCGATCACGGCTTCAGCAGCTTTCAGCGCCAGTTCCACCTCAACTCGTGGCTCCTCGAACAGGGGCTCCTGGCGCTTCAGCCGGGCCTCGCGCCCGGTCACGAGGCCGGCGACTTCTTGCGGGGGATCGACTGGAGCCGGACGCAGGCCTACGCGATGGGCCTGAGCGGGCTGTACCTGAACCTCCAGGGCCGCGAAGGAAAAGGGATCGTGCGTCCCGACGACGCCGACGCGCTCAAGCGGACGATCGCCGAAAAGCTGACGGGCGTCCGCGACGACGATCGCGGCCGGGTCGCGGTGCGTTCCGCCCTGCCCCGTGAGCAGGTGTATTCGGGACCGTTCGTCGCCGAGGCGCCCGATGTGATCGTCAACTACGCGGCGGGGCATCGGGTGTCGTGGTCGTCGTCGATGGGGGGCGTCGCGGCCGGCTCGCTCCACGAGGACAACACCAAGAAATGGTCCGGCGACCATTGCATCGACCCCGCGCTCGCGCCCGGGGTCCTGTTCATGAACCGGCCGTTCCGCCGCGATTCCGCCCGGTTGGCCGATCTCGCTCCGACGATTCTGGACGCTCTGGGAGTCGCCCGGGGCCCGCTCATGGAAGGGAGTTCGCTCGGAACATGA
- a CDS encoding alpha/beta fold hydrolase → MHRLSRRQWAAVATSALVSGFSGCASMRRNAPSPDLRPCSDDFVYTRDGWRLGVRHYRPKRPDPGKLPVILCHGLGLNATFWTITDDHLPSQLAAKGYEVYVFDLRGSGENARLGVCDRLNRFLRETPLRERGESFWSVDDLVRNDVPAVLEYVERDSGRRSVNWVGHSLGGMLMFPYLQLTSEPDRIANFVGMGSTIIQATIPQKDMIRANAGIRGLLTVASAGRLGRPLTYFRMPGMDLIDRFYYTAENVDPRTVSRFYGYTLEDPGPGALRQFAPYLRNGHLLSADERIDYAEHLPEVLTPTLMIAGSSDLISDVPSTRMTFNALGSPDKSLLIFGKEQGSQGEYGHCDLVWSKHAPVEVFPAVIKWLDARQPGPPPSAQSPSPSPQASTRSTLPAWVSPTPQ, encoded by the coding sequence ATGCACCGTCTGTCGCGGAGGCAGTGGGCGGCGGTTGCGACGTCCGCTCTCGTCTCCGGCTTTTCCGGTTGCGCCTCGATGCGTCGCAACGCCCCCTCGCCCGATCTGCGTCCGTGCTCGGACGATTTCGTGTACACGAGGGACGGCTGGCGGCTGGGAGTGCGCCATTACCGGCCGAAGCGACCCGACCCGGGCAAGCTGCCGGTGATCCTCTGCCACGGCCTCGGCCTGAACGCCACCTTCTGGACGATTACCGACGATCATCTCCCCTCGCAACTCGCGGCAAAGGGCTACGAGGTTTACGTCTTCGACCTCCGGGGCTCGGGCGAGAACGCCCGGCTGGGCGTTTGCGATCGGCTCAACCGGTTCTTGCGCGAGACGCCGCTCCGAGAGCGCGGGGAGTCGTTCTGGTCGGTCGATGATCTAGTTCGCAACGACGTGCCGGCGGTCCTCGAATACGTCGAGCGCGACTCGGGCCGGCGGTCGGTCAACTGGGTCGGCCACAGCCTCGGGGGGATGCTCATGTTCCCCTATCTTCAGCTCACCTCCGAGCCCGACCGGATCGCCAACTTCGTCGGCATGGGCAGCACGATCATCCAGGCGACGATTCCTCAGAAAGACATGATCCGCGCCAACGCCGGGATTCGAGGACTCTTGACCGTCGCCAGCGCCGGCCGGCTCGGCAGGCCGCTGACCTACTTCCGGATGCCGGGCATGGACCTGATCGACCGCTTCTATTACACGGCCGAGAACGTCGACCCCCGGACCGTCTCGCGGTTCTACGGCTACACGCTCGAAGACCCCGGCCCCGGCGCGCTCCGGCAGTTCGCGCCCTATCTTCGCAACGGCCACCTGCTCTCGGCCGACGAACGCATCGACTACGCGGAGCACCTCCCCGAGGTGCTCACGCCGACCCTGATGATCGCCGGAAGCAGCGACCTGATCTCGGACGTCCCGTCGACGCGGATGACCTTCAACGCGCTGGGGAGTCCGGACAAGTCGCTGCTGATCTTCGGCAAGGAGCAGGGGAGCCAGGGCGAGTACGGCCACTGCGACCTCGTCTGGAGCAAGCACGCGCCCGTCGAGGTTTTTCCGGCCGTGATCAAGTGGCTCGACGCCCGCCAGCCCGGCCCGCCGCCGAGCGCGCAGAGCCCGTCGCCCAGCCCGCAGGCGTCGACCCGCTCGACGCTCCCCGCGTGGGTGTCACCGACTCCCCAGTAG
- a CDS encoding tetratricopeptide repeat protein, whose translation MRRRTSLHRGAGRLTRVRSTSCQTTLLAAALVATLAAIGGSPACLAGPAPDVALWVGEQVIVRPGAVLLVDGKPIDDEVPAKNPARGKAACGFRIYKVEKVDGSSFLLTAEDSGAKQSVEIGDVVRLARMIEDITDLIDASPGDAENYLWRGFVQLKRAELEKAIADFDEAIRLDPGNAVPYLGRGNAWAEKNEYDKAIADYGEAIRIDPGCAAAYANQGDAWSDKHEFEKAVGDYTEAIRLDPERAKNYTLRGDAWASMGEWDKAIADCSEAIRLDPADPDNYSARGDARADKQDFESAIVDYNEAIRLDPTNAGLHRSRGSAWSELKDFDKAITDYGEAIRLNPLAAVFYSLRAMAWSAKRDDDRAIADYTDAIRLDPADAIAYSLRGLAWESKKEYDKAIADFSEAIRLDPADVGNYSSRGRVWSRKKESDKAIADYTDAIRLDPAVAENYRSRGMDWSEKGDLDRAIADFSEAIRLDPADAYAYHFRGSTWSSKKEYDKAIADYTEAIRLAPKDGFNFNARGWTWSRKKEYDKAIADFTDAIRLDPTDGFNFDARGRAWADKKEYDEAIADYTEAIRLDPEHSPAYNGRAWIWATALDDKARDGKRAVESAMRACEINEWNRPDDLEALAAGYAETGDFASAVKWEEKAIELLGEDREARKPEFRNRLDLYRDKKPYRQKPSP comes from the coding sequence ATGCGACGTCGAACGTCCCTGCATCGTGGTGCCGGAAGACTGACCCGAGTTCGATCCACCTCCTGCCAGACGACTCTCCTCGCGGCCGCGCTGGTCGCAACGCTCGCCGCTATCGGCGGTTCGCCGGCCTGCCTGGCCGGACCAGCGCCCGACGTCGCCTTGTGGGTCGGCGAACAGGTGATCGTTCGGCCCGGCGCCGTCCTGCTGGTTGACGGCAAGCCCATCGACGATGAAGTCCCCGCCAAGAATCCGGCTCGCGGAAAGGCCGCGTGTGGGTTTCGGATCTACAAAGTCGAGAAGGTCGACGGATCGTCTTTCTTGCTGACGGCTGAGGACTCGGGCGCGAAACAGTCGGTCGAGATCGGCGACGTCGTCCGGCTCGCACGGATGATCGAGGACATCACCGACCTGATCGACGCCAGCCCGGGGGACGCAGAGAATTACCTGTGGCGAGGGTTCGTCCAACTCAAGCGAGCCGAACTTGAGAAGGCGATCGCCGACTTCGACGAGGCGATCCGTCTCGATCCCGGAAATGCCGTTCCCTATCTCGGCCGCGGCAATGCCTGGGCTGAGAAGAACGAATACGACAAGGCGATCGCCGATTACGGCGAGGCGATCCGCATCGATCCGGGTTGCGCAGCCGCCTATGCCAACCAGGGCGACGCCTGGTCGGATAAGCACGAGTTCGAGAAGGCGGTCGGCGACTACACCGAGGCCATCCGCCTTGATCCCGAGCGAGCGAAAAACTACACGCTCCGCGGCGACGCCTGGGCTTCGATGGGTGAGTGGGACAAGGCGATTGCGGATTGCAGCGAGGCGATCCGCCTCGATCCCGCGGACCCGGACAATTACAGCGCCCGAGGCGACGCCCGGGCTGACAAGCAGGACTTCGAGTCGGCGATCGTCGACTATAACGAGGCGATCCGCCTCGATCCCACAAACGCCGGTCTCCATAGATCACGCGGCAGCGCCTGGTCCGAATTGAAGGATTTTGACAAGGCGATCACCGACTACGGCGAGGCGATCCGGCTCAATCCATTGGCGGCGGTCTTCTATAGTTTGCGCGCGATGGCCTGGTCTGCAAAGCGAGACGATGACAGAGCGATCGCCGACTACACCGACGCGATCCGCCTCGATCCGGCGGATGCGATCGCCTACAGCTTGCGCGGCCTGGCCTGGGAATCGAAGAAAGAGTACGACAAGGCGATCGCCGATTTCAGCGAAGCGATTCGCCTCGATCCCGCGGACGTCGGCAACTACAGTTCTCGCGGCAGGGTCTGGTCCAGAAAGAAAGAGTCCGACAAGGCGATCGCCGACTACACCGATGCGATTCGACTTGATCCTGCGGTCGCCGAAAACTACAGGTCCCGCGGCATGGATTGGTCCGAGAAGGGCGACCTCGACAGAGCGATCGCCGATTTCAGCGAAGCGATTCGCCTCGATCCCGCGGACGCCTACGCCTACCACTTTCGCGGCAGCACCTGGTCCAGCAAGAAGGAGTACGACAAGGCGATCGCCGACTACACCGAGGCGATCCGACTCGCTCCGAAGGACGGATTCAACTTCAATGCACGCGGCTGGACTTGGTCTCGAAAAAAGGAGTACGACAAGGCGATCGCCGACTTCACCGACGCGATCCGCCTCGATCCGACGGATGGATTCAACTTCGATGCGCGCGGCAGGGCTTGGGCCGATAAGAAGGAGTACGACGAGGCGATCGCCGACTACACCGAGGCGATCCGACTCGATCCCGAGCATTCGCCCGCTTACAACGGCCGCGCCTGGATCTGGGCGACCGCGCTCGACGACAAGGCACGCGACGGCAAACGTGCTGTCGAATCGGCGATGCGCGCCTGTGAGATCAACGAATGGAACCGGCCCGACGACCTGGAAGCGCTCGCCGCCGGTTACGCCGAGACGGGCGACTTCGCCTCGGCGGTGAAGTGGGAAGAGAAGGCGATCGAGCTCCTGGGCGAAGACCGCGAGGCCAGGAAGCCCGAGTTTCGCAATCGCCTGGACCTGTACCGCGACAAGAAGCCCTATCGCCAGAAGCCGTCGCCGTGA
- a CDS encoding LemA family protein, translated as MFSGITGILIVVAVVVVLALGWVAGAYNSLVSLRNRYKTAFSQIDVQLKRRYDLIPNLIETAKGYLTHERQTLEAVVQARNSALAASRTAAANPGDPSSMAGLAAAETQLNGVLGRLFAVAEAYPDLKANQNMLALQQELSGTENQIAATRQVFNNAVMQYNTAREVFPTNLVANAMGFAPSQLFELESDKERAVPGVSF; from the coding sequence ATGTTTTCGGGAATCACGGGCATTCTGATCGTCGTGGCCGTCGTCGTCGTGCTGGCCCTGGGCTGGGTCGCCGGCGCGTACAACAGCCTGGTCTCGCTCCGCAACCGCTACAAGACGGCTTTCAGCCAGATCGACGTCCAGCTCAAGCGGCGGTACGACCTGATCCCGAATCTGATCGAGACCGCCAAGGGCTACCTGACCCACGAGCGACAGACGCTCGAAGCGGTCGTGCAGGCGCGGAACTCGGCCCTCGCCGCCAGCCGGACCGCCGCCGCCAACCCCGGCGACCCGTCGTCGATGGCCGGGCTGGCCGCCGCCGAAACCCAGCTCAACGGCGTGCTCGGCCGCCTGTTCGCTGTCGCCGAAGCCTACCCAGACCTCAAGGCCAACCAGAACATGCTGGCGCTCCAGCAAGAGCTGAGCGGAACCGAGAACCAGATCGCCGCGACCCGCCAGGTCTTCAACAACGCCGTCATGCAATACAACACCGCCCGCGAGGTCTTCCCCACCAACCTCGTCGCCAACGCGATGGGCTTCGCCCCCTCGCAACTCTTCGAGCTGGAAAGCGACAAGGAACGCGCCGTCCCCGGCGTGTCGTTCTAA